TTTGCTGAACCAGCGGGATGCGCTGGAGGACGCCGACCGAAAACTCCAGGTGGCCATGAACCGGCTGAAGCCCAAGGTGGATTTCGTCAGCGGCGTCAATGTGCCGGCCAAAGCCGGCAGCACCCCCACCGCCCCGGATTTTTCGCAGTATAGCTGGTATGCGGGGCTGGAGGTGGACCCCGGCCTGGATAAAAAGTCGGATCGCAACACCTACCGCGCAACCCTGATCAACCGGGAGCGCACCGCGCGGGAATGGACGCTGGCGCTGGACAACGTGCGCCTGCAGATGGTGGATGGGTGGCGGCAACTGGACCAGGCACGCCGCAACTTTGAAATCAGCGAGATGGGCGTGGAACTGGCCGGGCGGCGCGTGGAGGAGGAAACCATGAAGATGGAACTGGGCCGCGGCACCGCCCGGGAATTGGTGGACGCGCAAAACGCGCTGATGGAATCGCGCGACCAGCGCACCGCCGCGCTGGTGAGCCACACCACCACGCGCCTGCGCTTCTGGAGTAACATGGGCATACTGATGATCCGAGAAAACGGTAAATGGGAGGAGACGACTGATGCAAAAGCTCCGTAAACTCATCGCATTTCTGCGCAATCAACCGCGCTGGCGGCTGGCGGCCGGCGGCGCAGCCATCCTGCTGGTCGCCGGGTGGCTCTGGCCATCCGGCGGCGCGCGCGATTATGGCGCCACCTTCACCTCGCGGCGCGGCACCTTGACCATTAAAATACTGGAAGGCGGCAGCATTGAAGCCGCCGATGCGCAGGAAATCCGCTCGGAAATCCGGGGCGGGCAAGGCACGAAAATCCTGAAGATCGTCGAAGAGGGATACCAGGTGACCGAGCAGGACGTAAAGGCCGGCAAGGTGTTGGTGGAGCTGGACTCTTCGGATTTGAAACAACGGATCGTGAGCCAGGACATTCAGTTCCAGTCCACCCTGGCGGCCTACATTGACGCGCAGCAGGCGTTTGACATTCAAGGCATCCAAAACCAGACCGATGTGAAGGCCGCCGAGCAGAAAGCCCGCTTTGCGCGCATGGATTTTGAGAAGTTCCTGGGCGACGACCTCGCGGATTCGATCATTGCCAAACTGAAACTGCAATTGGACACGAACGAAATCCGCCTGCCCGACATTGACGCCTTCCTGGGGGAACAGACTGCGGGCGCCACGAATGCCCCGCTGGGGACCAACATGGCACCGGGGACCGATACCAAATGGCTGGGCAACGGCAACCCAACCGAACCCGGCAAAACCAACGGCACCAGCGAAACTCAGAGCGCCGGCGCCGGGGCCTTGGATGACCTGAGCCGCAGCGCCATGCCAGTGACCACCGCCCCGCCCATTGACTTCAGCCAATATGCCAAACTGGAACTGCTGGGCGATGGCGCCGCCAAGCAACAACTGCGCAAGCTCATGGATGACGCCCAACTGGCCAAAGCCCAGGAAAGCCTGGGCAACACCAAACTCGACGGCACCCAGCGCCTGTTTGACAAAGGTTTCGTGCCCAAAAGCGAACTGGACAGCGAAACGTTCAACACCCAAAACAATGTGCTCCGGGTGAAAACTTCCGAAACGGCGCTGGAGCTGTTTGTGAAGTATGAATTCACCAAGCAGGCCGAGGAATTACTCTCCAAGTACGATGAATCGCTGCGCGGACACCAGCGGGCGCGCAAGGAAGCCATCGCCAAACTGGCGCAGGTGCGCGCCCGGTTGAAATCCGCGGAAGGCCGGTTCAAAATCGAGGCCGAACAGCGGCGTGATCTCAACGAGCAATTGAATAAATGCGTGATCAGGGCGCAAAAATCCGGCCTGGTGGTCTATGCCTCGGACAATCGCATGTTCGGCTCCGAACAAACGCGGGAAGGCGCCACCGTGCGGGAACGCCAGCGCATCATCACCATCCCCGACATGAAAAAGATGTCGGTCAGCGTGAAGATCCACGAGGCGTCCATCAAGCAGATCAAAAAGGGACAGCCCGCCAAAATCCGGGTAGACGCGTATCCGGATGAAGAACTGCGGGGCGAGGTTTCCAAAGTCGGCGTGCTGCCGGATTACCAAAACCGGTGGTTCAACCCCGACTTGAAGGTGTATGAAACCATGGTGGAGATCAGGCAGGAGCGGGACTGGCTGAAACCGGGCATGAGCGCCAAAGTCGAAATCTATGTCAAGGAGCTGACCAATGTGGTGTATGTCCCGTTGCAGGCGGTCTCCCTGGCCCGCGGCAAGCACCTCTGCCAGGTCCTGCACTTCGGCCGGGCCCAGGTTCGCGAAATCACCATCGGCGATGCCAACGATGAATTTGTGGAAATCAAGAGCGGACTCGCGGAGGGTGAGAAAGTCATGCTGCGCGCCCCGGACACCGGACGCCCCGAGGAGGAGAACCAGGAAAAAACCGGCGAAAAAACGGCCGCTGACCCCGCCAGCAAGGAGGCTCCAGCCGCCCAATCCCCAGCGGAAAAGAAGCCCCCCGCACCGGGTGATTCCGGCAAGCCCGACCGCAACCGGCCCAAAGCAGCGCGGTGAGCGCTGAAGGAACGAATATGCCCGCCATTGTCATGCTGGATAACGTGGTGAAGACCTACCAAATGGGTCCGGTCACCGTGGAGGCATTGCGAGGCATCACGCTGCACATTGAGGCCGGCGAATATATCAGCATCATGGGCCCTTCCGGCTGCGGAAAATCCACGCTGCTGAACGTGCTGGGCTGCCTGGACCGCCCCACCTCCGGCCACTACCTGCTGGGGCCCGATGACGTCTCGCAAATGCCGGATGATCAACTTTCCACGGTGCGCGGCGCGCGGCTGGGTTTCATTTTTCAATCGTACAACCTGATCCCGCAGTTGACGGTGCTGGAAAACATTGAAGTACCGCTTTACTACCAAGGCTGGCATGAGCAAGCCAGCCGCCAGCGAGCCGAGGAACTTGCCCGCCGGGTTGGCCTGGACAACCGGCTATCGCACAAACCCTTCGAGTTATCCGGTGGCCAGCAGCAGCGCGTCGCCATCGCGCGCGCGCTGGTCAACGATCCGCTGGTCATCCTGGCCGATGAGGCCACCGGCAACCTGGATTCCCGGTCCGGGCAGGAAATCCTCGCGGTGTTTGACGAATTGAACCGCGCGGGAAAAACCATCGTCATGGTGACCCATGACGAAAGCGTGGCCCATCGCGCCCGCCGCATCCTCCGGCTGCGGGACGGCCAGGTGGAATCCGACCAAACCCATTAAGGCCGCCGCGCATGCTTTCCCCCACCCCACCTTCGCTGCTCGGCCGGTTAAAACACCGGCTGCTGGGAAAATTGGTGGATGACCTGGTCCGGGCGCGGCTGGACCGCACGGCGCGGCTGGCGTTCAAAAGCCTCTGGCTGCACCGGATGCGCTCGTTCCTGACGGTGTTGGGAATCGTATTCGGCGTCTGCTCGGTGATTGCGATGCTTGCCATCGGCGAAGGCGCCAGCTACGAGGCGCAGGAGGAGATCAAAAGCCTGGGCAGCCAGAACATCATCTTGCGCAGCATCAAGCCAGGCGAAGAACAAAAGGTGGCCGGGGCGGCCACAGAGTTTGTGCTGACCTACGGTCTGACCTACAAAGACGTCAAAGCCATCAAAGACACCATCCCCGGCGTCTCGGTCATCGTGCCGGGGCGCATCATCCGGGAGTACATCTGGAACATCAACCGGCGGGTGGACGCGGAGATCATCGGCACCGTCCCCTGGTTTCCGGAAATGCGCAATCAGCGCCTGTCGGCCGGTCGCTTCTTCACCGACATGGAAATGCAGTCGGTGGCCAATGTCTGCGTGCTGGGCAAGGAGGCGGCGGATGCGCTGTTTCCCATGGAAACGCCGCTGGGCAACGTCGTGCGAGTCGGCGGCGGTTATTACCGGGTGGTGGGCATCATGGAACCGCGGGGCAAAGAGACCAAGGGCGATGAACGCGCCAGCAGCGGCACCGTGCATCGCATGTTCATGCCGCTGGAAACGGCGGTTTCCCGCTACGGCAAAACGCTCATTAAACGGCGGGCGGGCAGTTTTGAGGCGGAACGGGTGGAACTGCACGAGGTCACCGTAAAAGTCGAGCAGCTGTCCGAGGTGCTGCCGGTTTCCCAGGCCATCGCCGGCCTGCTGAAGCGAAATCACAAAAAGGCGGATTACGAGATGGTGGTGCCGCTGGAACTCCTCAAGCGCGCGGAACATACCAAACGCATCTTTAACATCGTGCTGGGTTCGATCGCCGCCATTTCCCTGCTGGTGGGCGGCATCGGCATCATGAACATCATGCTGGCCACCGTCACCGAGCGCACCCGGGAAATCGGCATTCGCCGCGCCCTGGGTGCGCGCCGGCGGGATATTGTCATGCAGTTCCTGATTGAATCGGTGATTTTGTCGGGCACCGGCGGGGTCATTGGCGTCGCCCTGGGGATTACCATCCCCTTCCTGGTAAGCTATTTTGCCGGGATGAAGACCATCATCACGGTTTGGTCGCCATTGCTGGCCTTTTCCATTTCCGCAATGGTCGGCGTCATTTTCGGGCTGTATCCCGCCCAACGCGCCGCGCAGATGGACCCGGTGGAGGCGCTGCGGCATGAATAGTTTTTCTGCACAGCTCGGCTCTCCAGCTCCTTTCCCTTAAAAACCCGTCTCCCTCCCTCGACGCCTAACTGCCATTGGGCCGGTTCAGCCAGATCAGGTAAGCGTCGTAGTTCCAAGCCAGCGTCAGCGCCAGCAAGACCAACAGTGCGGCCGCCAAATCCCGTTTTCCGAAGGAGTCGGATTCGCCATGGGAGCGCGCGAATTCGAGCAGCGCGCCGGTGGGGCATCCGTATTTGCAGTAGGGTTGCGGGAGAATCAAGGAGGCAAGTAACCCACCGAGCGCCAAAGTGATGGTGGGCCAGCCCGCCGCACGAAACAGGAAGGCGTCAAACGGTTCCAAGTCGGCGAGATCCATGGGTAATTGCAGCATCACGGCACAGAGCACCACCACCAGCAGCAGCCACGGCACGAGCCGCAATTGTTTGTCCAGCCAGACGGGCAGCGTCACGCGCCAACGCTTCCGCCCGAGTCGCCCCGCCCATTGTTGCAGGAAGCCGTACGGGCAAATCTGGTGGCAATACAACGGTTTGCGAACCGACCACGGCACCACGAACGCAGCCAGCGCCAGCAGGACCAAACCGGTCGCCAGTTGCCAGTTCACCCCGGACTTTGCCCAGCCCGCCAGCAGGGATTGCGCCAACAGATGGCCGCTCCAGAAACCCACGTAGCCAATCACCGTCCATTGGTAGGTGTACCGCAACCATTTGCGCTCATGCAGTCGGGTAAAGGCCATCAGACCAGCCCCCAGGATGACGACGAGTAACCCGTAATCGCCCGCCCGGAGTTTGATTTGCCGCCACCACGGTTTAGCGTTGCCGTTTTTTTGCGCCAACTCGCAACGGGCGATCAGACTTTCCGCCAGCGCCATGCTGGTATAGGTGGCACCGGAAACACCTTCGATGCCCGCCTGCGACACGCTTAACTTGCCAAGGTCTTCATAGTACATGTCATCCCAGAGATGCATGAAATTCCTATCCGTGACGACATCTTCCACATGCTTGACGGTGTCTTCACTGCGGCGAATGCGGATACCAATGACTTTATCCTCGCGGTTGAAGCCGATCAGCGTATCCGTGACGCCGCAATAGCCGGTAATACGGCGGCATTGGGGTTGGGTGCAGACCACGTAACCCAGTTCCTGCCCCGCCGCGTCACGCACAAACCAGCCCTGACGGGGACCGTGATCCATGTGAAGTTTTTGGGCCTGGGGAAAGAGGCTGCGGACCTCCAGCACGGTCAACGGAGCATTGCCGCTGATGCGTTCCACCCGCAACGCCTGTTCGCGCACCACCCACGCGGTCACCACCAGCAATCCCAGCCGATAAAACCGCAAGACCCAGGGACGTATCCGCTGCCAGCGTGAAGGGGGGGCTTTATCCACTCGCACTCACTTTCTTATCCGCCCTGACTCAAGGCTTGGCGGGGAGCACCTGGATGGCGTCAATCGCGACGTTGCCATCCGCGCCTTCCGTGCCGACTTCCACCGCGCCCGTCTTGCCTGCTTCAAACGGATACACGCCGAGCGAGATGAAGGTGGGCGGAATATTCGGCTGTTCGTGCTCGTTGATACTCAAGGTTTTTTCGCCCGCCGCGCTGAGGATGCGGATGGGGACGTTCTTGGCGCGGTTTTCGTGCGCTTGGTACGCGAAACGCACTTCATACTTGCCAGTCGTCGGCACCTGGAATTCAAAACGCGCGGTGGCCTTGGAATTCTTCGCCGCATACATGTAGCTCTTGCCGATGTATCCCTTCAAGCCGGTGCCAGAAGCCCATTTGCCAGTCAATACGGCTTTGGCGTCGTCCACCACTATCCCGGGCAACTTCGCCGTGGTGATGCCATCCTCTTCGTCCGGCGACAATTCAGCCGCGCCCGGCGCCACATAGAAGGGACCGGCAACCGTATCGCGCCGGGTGACGCCGCGCAGGTTCATCAATTGCTTGAGTTCATCGAAGTACCGCTCGTACACGTCGCGCGGCAGACAGGAATTCTTGATACAGATGGACGCCGCCTTGCCGACGACCTCGCCAATCATGCCACCGGTTTTCATGACGCGCACGGTGCCCAGCGCTTCGTGTGTGACACTGACGTTGCGGCCAGCCATGAACAGGTTTTGCAGGTTGCGGGAATAGAAACAGCGATACGGCACCGGGTAACCGTGTTTGCGGTCCACCGCGTTGTCAAAATGCGCCCGGGAAATAAAGGGGTTCTCCGGGAATTTCTTGGCGAACTCCTCCTTGGGATAGTGCAGGTCAATGTCCCAGGTGGTCGGGACGCAGCCATCCGTGAATGGACGCTTCTCGGCGATGTCCTCGCGGGCCAACACGACATCGCCCAGCAACTGCCGGGATTCGCGCGTGCCGCCAATGTAGGCCATCCACTCCAACTTGGCGTTTAAATGCTCCTCTTTGCCTTCTTTGTTCTTCATCGTGTTAAACGCGCCATACGCCGCGCGGAAATTCCAATCCCGGACGGCCTCCAGATCGTTGATGGGATGCAAATTAAACCCGCTTTCCCAGAACCACTCCGCATGAAACTTCTTGGGATACGGAAAATCCTTCAAGGTCAACTCCAGCGCCCAGGGAACCTCAGGAAACCCAACCGGGTTCGGCTCCGTTTTCCAGCGCCACATATTGCTCATGCCCATATGGCCGTCTTCCTTGACAGTATGATCCGCGCCCGCCAACGCCCCAACGGTGGCATGGCCGGTACAGTCCGCAAATAACCGCCCGCGAAACCGATGCGCCTCACTGGTGCGTGTATCCAGAGCGATGACCGCCGTAATTTTATTACCTTGCTTCTCCACCGCGTACGCGTGGTGATTGAAAAACAAGGTGATGTTCTTCTCGGCGCGCACAATGGTCTCCTTCTTGGCGTCGCCAAACTCCTCGTAGGTGCCGGGGGACGACTTGGCGCGATCAGCGAGTTCATCCACGATCTCTCCAAGGTTGGGATAAATCCCGCGCCGCGTGCCGCCCTTGGCCCACACCCGCACTTCTGAACTGCCGTTGCCGCCCAACACCGGACGGTCCTGAATCAACGCCACTTTGATCCCCATGCGCGCGGCGGCCATCGCCGCCCCCATACCGCCGTACCCACCGCCGATCACCACGAGATCAAATTCGCCGGCATCGGTGGGTTTATCGGGCAATCCCAGCAATTGTTTGCGCCAGGAAGCGAGCGGTGCCGCGTCATTCGGCGGAGAAAAAGCCTTGTCGGTGGTAAAGAGAATCGCATCGCAACGCCCTTCAAAGCCTGTGAGGTCATGCAAGGCCACCTTCGCCTGCTTGCCCTTAATCTCCACCGTGCCGCCGTCGTGCCAGAACCAATCCGCCCCCTGCGTGCCAAAAGTTTCCTTCAGCGCCTGCCCCTCCACCAACACTTGGAACTTACCCGGTGTACCCGGCGCTTTCCAGCGGGCAACCCAATCCT
This genomic stretch from Verrucomicrobiota bacterium harbors:
- a CDS encoding efflux RND transporter periplasmic adaptor subunit gives rise to the protein MQKLRKLIAFLRNQPRWRLAAGGAAILLVAGWLWPSGGARDYGATFTSRRGTLTIKILEGGSIEAADAQEIRSEIRGGQGTKILKIVEEGYQVTEQDVKAGKVLVELDSSDLKQRIVSQDIQFQSTLAAYIDAQQAFDIQGIQNQTDVKAAEQKARFARMDFEKFLGDDLADSIIAKLKLQLDTNEIRLPDIDAFLGEQTAGATNAPLGTNMAPGTDTKWLGNGNPTEPGKTNGTSETQSAGAGALDDLSRSAMPVTTAPPIDFSQYAKLELLGDGAAKQQLRKLMDDAQLAKAQESLGNTKLDGTQRLFDKGFVPKSELDSETFNTQNNVLRVKTSETALELFVKYEFTKQAEELLSKYDESLRGHQRARKEAIAKLAQVRARLKSAEGRFKIEAEQRRDLNEQLNKCVIRAQKSGLVVYASDNRMFGSEQTREGATVRERQRIITIPDMKKMSVSVKIHEASIKQIKKGQPAKIRVDAYPDEELRGEVSKVGVLPDYQNRWFNPDLKVYETMVEIRQERDWLKPGMSAKVEIYVKELTNVVYVPLQAVSLARGKHLCQVLHFGRAQVREITIGDANDEFVEIKSGLAEGEKVMLRAPDTGRPEEENQEKTGEKTAADPASKEAPAAQSPAEKKPPAPGDSGKPDRNRPKAAR
- a CDS encoding ABC transporter ATP-binding protein, whose translation is MPAIVMLDNVVKTYQMGPVTVEALRGITLHIEAGEYISIMGPSGCGKSTLLNVLGCLDRPTSGHYLLGPDDVSQMPDDQLSTVRGARLGFIFQSYNLIPQLTVLENIEVPLYYQGWHEQASRQRAEELARRVGLDNRLSHKPFELSGGQQQRVAIARALVNDPLVILADEATGNLDSRSGQEILAVFDELNRAGKTIVMVTHDESVAHRARRILRLRDGQVESDQTH
- a CDS encoding ABC transporter permease, with product MLSPTPPSLLGRLKHRLLGKLVDDLVRARLDRTARLAFKSLWLHRMRSFLTVLGIVFGVCSVIAMLAIGEGASYEAQEEIKSLGSQNIILRSIKPGEEQKVAGAATEFVLTYGLTYKDVKAIKDTIPGVSVIVPGRIIREYIWNINRRVDAEIIGTVPWFPEMRNQRLSAGRFFTDMEMQSVANVCVLGKEAADALFPMETPLGNVVRVGGGYYRVVGIMEPRGKETKGDERASSGTVHRMFMPLETAVSRYGKTLIKRRAGSFEAERVELHEVTVKVEQLSEVLPVSQAIAGLLKRNHKKADYEMVVPLELLKRAEHTKRIFNIVLGSIAAISLLVGGIGIMNIMLATVTERTREIGIRRALGARRRDIVMQFLIESVILSGTGGVIGVALGITIPFLVSYFAGMKTIITVWSPLLAFSISAMVGVIFGLYPAQRAAQMDPVEALRHE
- a CDS encoding 4Fe-4S binding protein, which encodes MDKAPPSRWQRIRPWVLRFYRLGLLVVTAWVVREQALRVERISGNAPLTVLEVRSLFPQAQKLHMDHGPRQGWFVRDAAGQELGYVVCTQPQCRRITGYCGVTDTLIGFNREDKVIGIRIRRSEDTVKHVEDVVTDRNFMHLWDDMYYEDLGKLSVSQAGIEGVSGATYTSMALAESLIARCELAQKNGNAKPWWRQIKLRAGDYGLLVVILGAGLMAFTRLHERKWLRYTYQWTVIGYVGFWSGHLLAQSLLAGWAKSGVNWQLATGLVLLALAAFVVPWSVRKPLYCHQICPYGFLQQWAGRLGRKRWRVTLPVWLDKQLRLVPWLLLVVVLCAVMLQLPMDLADLEPFDAFLFRAAGWPTITLALGGLLASLILPQPYCKYGCPTGALLEFARSHGESDSFGKRDLAAALLVLLALTLAWNYDAYLIWLNRPNGS
- a CDS encoding FAD-dependent oxidoreductase, giving the protein MFKECIKAGLLAMAGMVTILGGTTHAATVLVEAESFQDQGGWSLDTQFIDLMGSPYLLAHGLGEPVKDATTTVNLPEAGTYRVFVRTKDWVARWKAPGTPGKFQVLVEGQALKETFGTQGADWFWHDGGTVEIKGKQAKVALHDLTGFEGRCDAILFTTDKAFSPPNDAAPLASWRKQLLGLPDKPTDAGEFDLVVIGGGYGGMGAAMAAARMGIKVALIQDRPVLGGNGSSEVRVWAKGGTRRGIYPNLGEIVDELADRAKSSPGTYEEFGDAKKETIVRAEKNITLFFNHHAYAVEKQGNKITAVIALDTRTSEAHRFRGRLFADCTGHATVGALAGADHTVKEDGHMGMSNMWRWKTEPNPVGFPEVPWALELTLKDFPYPKKFHAEWFWESGFNLHPINDLEAVRDWNFRAAYGAFNTMKNKEGKEEHLNAKLEWMAYIGGTRESRQLLGDVVLAREDIAEKRPFTDGCVPTTWDIDLHYPKEEFAKKFPENPFISRAHFDNAVDRKHGYPVPYRCFYSRNLQNLFMAGRNVSVTHEALGTVRVMKTGGMIGEVVGKAASICIKNSCLPRDVYERYFDELKQLMNLRGVTRRDTVAGPFYVAPGAAELSPDEEDGITTAKLPGIVVDDAKAVLTGKWASGTGLKGYIGKSYMYAAKNSKATARFEFQVPTTGKYEVRFAYQAHENRAKNVPIRILSAAGEKTLSINEHEQPNIPPTFISLGVYPFEAGKTGAVEVGTEGADGNVAIDAIQVLPAKP